One genomic segment of [Phormidium] sp. ETS-05 includes these proteins:
- the dprA gene encoding DNA-processing protein DprA: MSEERIYWLAWAQIPGIGPILLQRMQAQFGSIAAAWTAPANALAEVAGLGRQTVEKVIRYRSSINPTQFYQQHLERNPQFWTPADPEYPRLLLETASPAPVLYYRGQIDLEENTGNRFLIGIVGTRNPTEYGRYWTRRLSHILAKQGFTIVSGMAAGIDTAAHQGCLEAGGRTIAVFGTPLDKIYPEQNRSLAARICDQGALLSEHPYGTKTQAGHFPQRNRIIAGISRAVLVMEAPSQSGSLITAHLANEFGRDVYVLPGRIDDANSQGCLRLLKNGAEAIVSEEELLENLGAIPELDAPKPLSLEKSDFLNESLLTPKSERRNPVSGTEKSFTPEPPPPVPLPDLEPELKQVLAATPPHATLFDLIVEETGLPSGNVSSALLQLELLGLVSQLPGMRYQRCV, encoded by the coding sequence ATGAGTGAAGAGCGCATCTATTGGCTCGCTTGGGCGCAAATACCGGGGATTGGTCCGATATTGCTGCAGCGAATGCAAGCCCAATTTGGCAGTATCGCCGCCGCCTGGACTGCACCCGCTAACGCCCTCGCGGAAGTGGCAGGATTGGGGCGGCAAACTGTAGAGAAAGTTATCAGGTATCGTAGCAGCATTAATCCCACCCAATTCTATCAGCAGCACCTGGAGAGAAATCCCCAATTTTGGACGCCCGCTGACCCGGAATATCCCCGCCTGCTGTTAGAAACGGCTAGTCCGGCTCCGGTGTTATATTATCGCGGCCAAATCGACCTGGAAGAAAATACCGGCAATCGCTTTTTAATTGGGATTGTGGGCACCCGTAATCCTACAGAATATGGGAGATATTGGACGCGGCGGCTGAGTCATATTTTGGCGAAACAAGGCTTTACAATTGTGTCGGGAATGGCGGCTGGTATTGATACGGCGGCGCATCAAGGTTGTTTGGAAGCTGGGGGCAGGACGATCGCGGTTTTTGGCACCCCCCTAGATAAAATCTATCCCGAACAAAATCGCTCTCTGGCTGCCAGAATTTGCGACCAAGGAGCCTTACTCAGCGAGCATCCCTATGGCACCAAAACCCAAGCGGGGCACTTTCCCCAACGTAACCGCATTATTGCGGGTATCAGTCGAGCTGTATTGGTAATGGAAGCTCCCAGCCAGTCGGGTTCTTTAATTACCGCTCACCTTGCCAATGAATTTGGGCGCGATGTGTATGTTTTACCGGGACGCATTGATGATGCTAATTCCCAAGGTTGTCTGCGGCTGCTGAAAAACGGCGCTGAAGCCATTGTCAGCGAAGAGGAACTATTAGAAAATCTGGGAGCAATTCCCGAATTAGATGCACCCAAGCCGCTATCTTTGGAGAAATCGGATTTCTTAAATGAGTCTCTATTGACACCGAAATCGGAGCGAAGAAACCCGGTTTCTGGGACAGAGAAAAGCTTTACCCCAGAACCGCCGCCACCAGTTCCATTACCGGATTTAGAACCAGAATTAAAGCAAGTTTTAGCAGCTACTCCCCCTCACGCCACCCTTTTTGATTTGATAGTTGAGGAGACGGGATTACCTTCGGGGAATGTATCCAGTGCCCTCCTGCAGTTGGAGCTTTTGGGGTTGGTGTCGCAGTTACCAGGAATGCGCTATCAGCGTTGTGTTTGA
- a CDS encoding type II toxin-antitoxin system Phd/YefM family antitoxin, producing MTVDINDRKISLEELIKMAIGGEEVILTKDNQPVAQIVPLTTEEKTWPAQAGSAKGMVWMADDFDAPLEEFRDYM from the coding sequence ATGACAGTTGACATTAACGACAGGAAAATATCTTTGGAAGAGCTGATTAAAATGGCGATCGGCGGCGAAGAGGTAATCCTCACTAAAGATAATCAGCCGGTGGCGCAGATTGTGCCTTTGACTACGGAAGAAAAAACCTGGCCTGCTCAAGCTGGAAGCGCCAAGGGTATGGTTTGGATGGCGGATGATTTTGATGCGCCCCTAGAAGAATTTAGAGATTACATGTAA
- a CDS encoding type II toxin-antitoxin system VapC family toxin, with protein sequence MKILLDTQAFIWFVTDNPNLSLVAKELIEKADNQKFLSMASVWEMAIKQSIGKLRFSLPLREFMDQHIEDKQYRDFADRIKPH encoded by the coding sequence ATGAAAATCTTGCTAGATACCCAGGCATTTATTTGGTTTGTTACAGATAATCCCAACCTCAGCTTGGTAGCAAAAGAACTGATTGAGAAAGCAGACAATCAGAAATTTTTGAGCATGGCTAGCGTTTGGGAAATGGCAATTAAGCAAAGCATCGGCAAGCTGAGGTTTAGTTTGCCTTTGCGAGAGTTTATGGACCAGCACATTGAAGATAAACAATACAGAGATTTTGCCGATCGAATTAAACCACATTGA
- a CDS encoding DUF5132 domain-containing protein, with protein sequence MDFDLEDLVEDFGVPGLIFGLGAIVLAPIFGTALAKVGKPIAKTAIKTSIVLYGKTKTVLAEASESFEDLLAETKAELAEGGEPKALEGS encoded by the coding sequence ATGGACTTTGATTTAGAAGATTTAGTCGAAGATTTTGGCGTCCCCGGTCTCATTTTTGGTCTTGGCGCCATCGTCCTCGCCCCCATATTTGGAACGGCTTTGGCCAAAGTTGGTAAACCCATTGCCAAAACCGCCATTAAAACTAGCATTGTCCTCTATGGCAAGACGAAAACCGTATTAGCAGAAGCCAGCGAATCCTTTGAGGATTTGCTCGCCGAAACCAAAGCCGAATTAGCGGAGGGAGGAGAGCCAAAAGCCCTAGAAGGTTCTTAG
- a CDS encoding heavy metal translocating P-type ATPase, which translates to MTAGKMTNEEGGEMAPTVLVQSTTASTDRAWPQHSSGIQADLKQTVIPDGQSRCYREKQSVGKTESNSKRERQHQDRGGSIVPAKTAPVGYQIIHRMLGRIRLRLPKIIRDADYALRLEQVMAADSHITGIRLKRSAASVTIFYVPGLLPEEDLPYYLEQILAKASVQNPEISQQPGFLARVTSQSTEKSVSFWSELKLPVTAALLALISGPLGFSLAPGLIGTTIAFAALPVAKRAAFGVFKQRRLNIDFLDTIAISITTVQGHFLTSASMLALIELGETIRNRTARSSKNNTEDLLNSLARFAWVERGGEKQQIPIDQVETGETVIVYPGEQIPVDGPILQGKALVDEQKLTGESMPVVRHQGQEVYASTLVREGQIYILAAKVGADTRAGRTLQLIQAAPVHDTRIENYAAKIADRAVMPALILSGAVFALTRNAARAASILTLDFATGIRVSVPTTVMASLSAAARRGILIRSGRALEKLAQVNAIVFDKTGTLTQGEVAICGIKTAVGVSKKRVLKLAAAAEQRITHPVADAIMRHAHYHEVTIPPRGEWEYQVGLGIRANIEGEAVLVGSDRFLRQENIDLEPLYHHHSLLQQQWQHPEHPAIYVASNGQILGLIQYTDPPRPESREVVDILSGQIGASIHMLTGDSWHRARAVAAQLDIPEANTHAEAFPECKAKVIQQLCEQGKTVAFVGDGLNDSAALAYADVSVSFRDGSEVARETADVVLMKNDLWGLVEAITIARNAKSIIYQNTGIVAIPNLSGLAIAATVGMNPMAATLINNGSSVIAGVNGLRPYIDQTGS; encoded by the coding sequence ATGACGGCAGGAAAAATGACAAATGAGGAGGGAGGTGAGATGGCACCAACGGTGCTAGTACAATCTACTACAGCTTCTACCGATCGGGCGTGGCCACAGCATTCCTCTGGAATCCAGGCGGACTTAAAACAAACCGTCATCCCTGACGGTCAGAGCCGCTGTTACCGGGAGAAACAATCCGTAGGCAAGACTGAGAGTAACAGTAAACGAGAAAGGCAGCATCAAGACCGGGGCGGTAGCATCGTCCCCGCCAAAACTGCGCCTGTGGGTTATCAAATTATCCATCGGATGCTGGGCAGGATTCGGTTGCGTCTGCCCAAAATCATCAGAGATGCAGACTATGCGCTGCGGCTGGAACAAGTGATGGCGGCGGATTCGCATATTACGGGAATTCGGCTGAAGCGATCGGCTGCTTCTGTTACCATATTCTATGTACCAGGATTGCTCCCAGAAGAAGACCTACCCTACTACCTAGAGCAAATTCTGGCCAAAGCATCGGTTCAGAACCCCGAAATATCCCAACAACCGGGTTTCTTAGCAAGAGTAACATCTCAATCAACCGAAAAGTCAGTCAGTTTCTGGTCAGAGCTGAAATTGCCAGTGACAGCAGCGCTGCTGGCTCTGATTAGTGGCCCATTAGGCTTTTCCCTGGCTCCCGGTTTGATTGGTACAACGATTGCTTTTGCCGCTCTACCAGTAGCTAAACGGGCTGCTTTTGGTGTGTTCAAACAGCGGCGGCTGAATATCGACTTTCTCGATACTATCGCCATTTCCATCACCACCGTTCAGGGACATTTCCTGACTTCTGCCAGTATGTTGGCGCTGATTGAATTAGGCGAAACTATCCGCAATCGTACCGCCCGCTCTTCTAAAAATAACACCGAAGACTTACTCAACTCTTTGGCTCGATTTGCTTGGGTAGAGCGAGGAGGGGAAAAACAGCAAATTCCCATAGACCAAGTAGAAACTGGGGAAACAGTTATTGTTTATCCAGGGGAGCAAATACCTGTAGATGGGCCGATTTTGCAGGGGAAAGCTCTGGTAGATGAGCAAAAACTCACTGGTGAGTCGATGCCAGTGGTGCGTCACCAAGGACAAGAAGTTTATGCCTCGACGCTAGTGCGGGAAGGGCAAATCTACATTTTGGCTGCCAAAGTGGGGGCAGACACTCGGGCAGGACGCACTTTGCAGTTAATTCAGGCAGCACCAGTTCACGATACCCGGATTGAAAATTATGCCGCTAAAATAGCCGATCGGGCTGTGATGCCTGCATTAATTCTCTCTGGCGCTGTATTTGCCCTCACCCGCAACGCCGCTAGAGCTGCATCCATTCTCACCCTCGACTTTGCCACCGGTATCCGCGTATCCGTCCCCACCACTGTCATGGCATCCCTGAGCGCCGCCGCAAGGCGGGGAATTCTCATCCGCAGTGGCAGAGCGTTGGAAAAACTGGCTCAAGTTAATGCCATTGTCTTTGACAAAACCGGCACTTTAACCCAAGGTGAGGTAGCCATTTGTGGGATTAAAACCGCTGTGGGTGTCTCGAAAAAACGGGTGTTAAAACTCGCCGCCGCTGCCGAACAGCGTATTACCCACCCAGTGGCAGATGCCATTATGCGTCACGCTCACTATCACGAGGTGACAATACCCCCCCGGGGCGAGTGGGAATATCAAGTGGGTTTAGGTATTCGCGCTAATATTGAAGGAGAGGCGGTTTTGGTGGGGAGCGATCGCTTCTTGCGCCAAGAAAACATCGACCTAGAGCCATTGTATCACCATCATTCCCTGTTGCAACAACAGTGGCAGCACCCAGAACACCCAGCCATCTATGTGGCTAGCAATGGTCAGATTTTGGGGTTAATTCAATATACAGATCCGCCGCGTCCAGAAAGTCGGGAAGTGGTGGATATTCTAAGCGGGCAAATTGGCGCTTCTATTCATATGCTCACTGGGGATAGTTGGCATCGTGCCCGAGCGGTCGCCGCGCAGTTGGATATTCCCGAAGCCAACACCCACGCCGAAGCCTTCCCGGAATGTAAGGCAAAAGTAATTCAACAACTGTGCGAGCAAGGCAAAACCGTGGCTTTTGTGGGAGATGGGTTAAATGACTCGGCGGCTCTGGCTTATGCGGATGTATCCGTGTCGTTCCGAGATGGTTCGGAAGTGGCGCGGGAAACTGCAGATGTGGTGTTGATGAAAAACGACTTGTGGGGTTTGGTAGAGGCAATTACTATTGCCCGCAATGCGAAAAGCATCATCTACCAAAATACCGGCATCGTGGCGATTCCCAACCTTTCAGGACTGGCGATCGCTGCCACTGTGGGGATGAACCCAATGGCTGCCACTCTCATCAACAACGGTTCCAGCGTCATCGCAGGCGTTAACGGCTTGCGCCCCTATATTGACCAGACAGGTTCATAG
- a CDS encoding HMA2 domain-containing protein: MTKDQGQIISQTPGRIRLRLPASTRESGGVESLTNLLKKKPGITRIRSNPDTGSLTIFYSEDTLSFPQLSDILGECGLLLTTPEVESTQEITTGSFSEAATEITAAVAALNQRVNRVTDGAADLRFLVPLGFGTLALRQLLLKGIQLDIIPWYVFAWYAFDSFIKLHYTKLPDAPDRENKSPD, from the coding sequence ATGACAAAAGACCAAGGACAAATTATCAGTCAAACTCCGGGTAGAATCCGGCTACGTCTTCCCGCATCAACGAGGGAAAGTGGCGGGGTAGAGTCTCTCACCAACTTGCTCAAAAAGAAACCAGGAATCACTAGAATCCGCTCTAATCCAGATACTGGGAGTCTGACCATCTTCTACTCTGAAGATACCCTCAGTTTCCCACAACTAAGCGACATTTTGGGTGAATGCGGTTTACTACTTACCACCCCAGAAGTCGAATCAACTCAGGAAATCACCACAGGCAGTTTTTCTGAAGCCGCTACCGAAATTACCGCTGCTGTTGCTGCTCTCAACCAGCGGGTAAATCGCGTCACCGATGGCGCCGCCGATTTGAGATTTTTAGTCCCCCTCGGCTTTGGCACCCTCGCTCTGCGTCAGCTCCTGCTCAAAGGTATCCAATTAGATATTATTCCTTGGTATGTCTTCGCTTGGTATGCTTTCGACAGCTTTATCAAACTCCATTACACCAAGCTCCCAGATGCCCCCGATCGGGAAAATAAATCACCAGATTGA
- a CDS encoding DUF5132 domain-containing protein produces MALKIGDLLEETGIPGVAAGIGALVLAPILIPAVAKIGKPVAKAAIKTGILFYEKTKGAIAEAGEVFEDMVAEAQAELADEESDKAFLSAESGDNT; encoded by the coding sequence ATGGCTCTGAAAATTGGAGACCTTTTGGAAGAAACTGGTATTCCTGGTGTGGCGGCTGGTATCGGTGCTTTAGTCCTCGCACCGATCCTCATCCCCGCTGTGGCTAAAATTGGCAAACCCGTTGCTAAAGCAGCTATCAAAACCGGCATCCTTTTCTATGAGAAAACCAAAGGGGCGATCGCTGAAGCTGGCGAAGTCTTTGAGGACATGGTAGCCGAAGCCCAAGCCGAACTCGCCGACGAAGAGTCGGACAAAGCCTTCTTATCCGCCGAATCCGGCGATAATACCTAA
- a CDS encoding heavy metal translocating P-type ATPase, protein MPPCLLASSPSPRHPVSPSPTSPSPLREMVGTMGLPVLAGVLAVLAGPLGWGIEPVIVQSALILAALPVAKRAWEGIVTEGKPNVDFLDFSALAIVTSLGESLAGASMVTLIQLGEHLRARTARSASHHVQQLLATLAQFAWVERDGQKHHLPIAEVQPDDTVIVYPGEMIPVDGTILRGSALIDEQKLTGESVPVVRAVGETVYASTGVREGEIYICTEKVGATTRAGRTIELIQNAPVHDTRVENYAAKIGDRAVIPTLLLGGAVFAFTGSAARAASVLTIDFATGIRVSVPTTVMASLSYAASRGIVIRSGRAIEQLAKADAIVFDKTGTLTQGNIAICGIKTPVGVSEKRLLQLAAAAEQRIIHPVADAIMRHAQYHELTIPPRGEWEYEVGLGIRANIEGGAVLVGSDRFLRQENIDLEPLYHQHPRLQEEKIPAIYVANNGQILGVIQYTDPLRPESHQVVDILSSLRGASIHLLTGDNWHRARVVAAQLNIPEPNIHAEAFPEQKAKVIQKLHEEGKTVAFVGDGLNDSAALAYADVSVSFRDGSEVARETADVVLMRNDLWGLVEAVSIARNARDIIYQNAGIVAVPNLTGLALAATVGISPMVATALNNGSGAIASLNGLRPLLGGLVAGATDSRGATHRGRSLLVAPTSYQLNETME, encoded by the coding sequence TTGCCCCCTTGCCTTCTGGCCTCTTCCCCGTCACCCCGTCACCCCGTCTCCCCCTCCCCCACCTCACCATCGCCGCTCCGGGAAATGGTGGGGACGATGGGGCTACCAGTTCTGGCGGGAGTGCTGGCGGTGTTGGCAGGTCCGCTGGGATGGGGGATAGAGCCGGTTATCGTTCAGTCAGCTTTGATTTTGGCGGCTTTGCCGGTGGCCAAACGGGCCTGGGAGGGCATCGTCACGGAGGGTAAGCCGAATGTGGATTTTCTGGATTTTAGCGCTTTGGCGATCGTCACTTCTCTTGGGGAGAGCCTCGCCGGAGCTAGTATGGTGACACTGATCCAGTTGGGAGAACACTTGCGGGCTCGGACAGCCCGATCGGCTAGCCACCACGTGCAGCAACTCCTCGCTACCCTCGCCCAGTTTGCCTGGGTAGAACGGGACGGGCAAAAACATCACCTACCCATTGCCGAAGTACAACCGGACGATACGGTGATTGTTTATCCGGGAGAAATGATTCCCGTGGATGGAACCATCCTTCGGGGCAGTGCTTTAATTGACGAGCAGAAGCTGACCGGCGAGTCTGTGCCGGTAGTGCGGGCTGTGGGAGAAACGGTGTATGCTTCTACAGGAGTGCGAGAGGGCGAAATTTATATCTGCACGGAAAAGGTGGGGGCGACAACCCGGGCGGGACGGACGATTGAGTTAATCCAAAATGCCCCAGTTCACGATACCCGGGTGGAAAACTACGCGGCAAAAATCGGCGATCGGGCTGTTATCCCCACTTTGCTCCTCGGTGGCGCCGTGTTTGCCTTCACCGGTAGCGCCGCTCGCGCCGCCTCGGTCCTCACCATTGACTTTGCCACGGGGATTCGCGTATCTGTTCCCACCACCGTCATGGCATCCTTGAGCTACGCGGCTTCTCGCGGGATCGTCATTCGCAGTGGTAGAGCCATAGAACAACTGGCCAAAGCTGATGCCATTGTTTTCGACAAAACCGGCACTCTCACCCAAGGGAATATCGCCATTTGTGGCATCAAAACTCCTGTGGGTGTTTCAGAAAAGCGGCTACTGCAATTAGCCGCCGCCGCCGAACAGCGGATTATCCACCCCGTGGCGGATGCCATTATGCGTCACGCCCAGTACCACGAGCTGACTATCCCCCCCCGGGGTGAGTGGGAATATGAAGTGGGGTTGGGGATTCGCGCTAATATTGAAGGTGGAGCGGTTTTGGTGGGGAGCGATCGCTTCTTGCGCCAAGAAAACATCGACCTAGAGCCTTTGTATCACCAACATCCCCGGCTCCAGGAGGAAAAAATTCCCGCCATCTATGTTGCCAACAACGGCCAGATTTTGGGGGTAATTCAATATACGGACCCGCTACGTCCAGAAAGCCACCAGGTGGTAGATATCTTAAGCTCGCTCAGGGGCGCCTCCATTCATCTGCTCACCGGGGATAACTGGCATCGTGCCAGAGTGGTGGCGGCTCAGTTGAATATTCCTGAACCCAATATCCACGCCGAAGCCTTTCCCGAACAAAAGGCGAAAGTGATTCAAAAGCTGCACGAGGAAGGTAAAACCGTGGCTTTTGTGGGGGATGGATTAAATGACTCAGCGGCTTTAGCTTATGCGGATGTGTCTGTGTCGTTCCGAGATGGCTCGGAAGTGGCGCGGGAAACTGCAGATGTGGTGTTGATGCGCAACGACTTGTGGGGGTTGGTGGAGGCAGTGAGCATCGCCCGCAATGCCCGAGATATTATTTACCAAAATGCTGGGATTGTGGCGGTGCCTAACCTGACGGGGTTAGCTCTCGCTGCCACAGTGGGCATTTCCCCAATGGTGGCTACGGCGCTAAACAATGGTTCCGGCGCGATCGCTTCTCTGAATGGCCTCCGTCCCCTTTTGGGGGGGCTTGTTGCTGGAGCTACAGACAGCAGGGGCGCCACCCACCGGGGGCGATCGCTTCTGGTCGCCCCGACATCATATCAACTAAACGAAACAATGGAGTGA
- a CDS encoding HMA2 domain-containing protein, whose translation MTKDIGQMTKTKVVHSIPGRCRVRLKGIWRQGEYAQYLQNFLASNPEITGVRLNRAAASLVISYQPETIAPSEMESLVMKLMMVGETGRRGDGGTSGPLDRGLWTRGAEEQGGRGDGETGDFPLSLLSPSPPWERGRG comes from the coding sequence ATGACAAAGGACATTGGACAAATGACAAAGACAAAAGTGGTTCATTCAATCCCTGGAAGATGCCGGGTGCGGTTAAAAGGTATCTGGCGTCAGGGGGAATATGCCCAGTATCTGCAAAACTTTTTAGCATCAAATCCTGAGATTACCGGCGTCCGCCTCAACCGAGCTGCTGCATCTTTGGTAATTTCCTATCAGCCAGAGACGATCGCGCCATCAGAGATGGAATCTTTAGTGATGAAACTGATGATGGTAGGGGAGACGGGGAGACGGGGAGACGGGGGGACCTCTGGACCTCTGGATAGGGGCCTCTGGACCAGGGGAGCGGAGGAGCAGGGGGGACGGGGAGACGGGGAGACGGGGGACTTTCCCCTCTCCCTCCTTTCCCCCTCTCCCCCGTGGGAGAGGGGACGGGGGTGA
- a CDS encoding HMA2 domain-containing protein yields MTKIEIVSAVAGRLRLRTSDRDNVGAIFQPMVAEIKHYQGVKDISTNHQTGSLTIAFDAQTISLAEILAILEKWGISQAPTTPPSTLDMWQHLSVTLRDNVPTLLPLLVGLVIVRGLGLSGWRAILTYLVAAKATRGVMKQLDIEQRYQDQEQA; encoded by the coding sequence ATGACAAAAATAGAAATTGTGTCTGCAGTAGCTGGGAGGCTGCGCCTGCGCACCAGCGATCGGGATAATGTTGGGGCGATATTTCAACCAATGGTAGCAGAAATAAAGCATTACCAAGGGGTGAAGGATATCTCTACTAATCATCAAACGGGCAGTTTGACGATCGCCTTTGATGCCCAGACAATTTCCTTGGCAGAAATCTTGGCTATTTTAGAAAAATGGGGCATCTCCCAAGCTCCCACCACCCCACCATCTACATTAGATATGTGGCAGCATCTGTCCGTTACCTTGAGGGACAATGTACCAACCTTGTTGCCATTATTGGTGGGACTGGTGATAGTTAGGGGTTTGGGACTATCCGGCTGGAGAGCAATTCTCACCTATCTGGTAGCAGCGAAGGCTACCCGAGGGGTGATGAAACAACTGGATATAGAACAGCGGTATCAAGACCAGGAGCAAGCCTGA